The Candidatus Neomarinimicrobiota bacterium genome contains the following window.
TCCAATGGGGTGCTGTTTGTGAATGTAGTCCCCCGCGGTGGTCTGGTGCCAGGACAATCATCACTCATGATGATGGATGGCTGGACCTGGGAAAATGCCACCGTCCAGCATCCAACGGCCATGCATATCAACTGGCCAGACATGTCCATCGATCTGAGTCCCAAAGCCAAGGTTAAGGCTTCAACTCAGGAGGAAAAGCGACGCCAGCGGCTTAAGGATCTGGATGATACGATTGACCAGGTCAGACGCTATGAAGTGAGTCAGAAGGGTGCATCAAAAACCAGTGCCCATGACCTGCGCATGGAAGCCTTGATCCCATATATCAGGGGTGAAAAACCATTTTTTGTGCATGCCAGTGAAAGTCGTCAGATAGAAGCAGCAGTGAGGTGGTCCAAAAGGCAGGGGTTAAAAGTCGTCATCGTGGGTGGCGGAGATGTTGGCCAACTTGCTGGTCTTTTAAAGGAAAACCATATCCCGGTGGTTGTTGAGGGAACTTTGAAGCTTCCCAGACGACGTAACAGCAACTATACCGAATCCTATGATTTACCAGCCCGACTGTATGAAGCTGGTGTGAATTTTTGTATTTCTACTGATGGGAGTGGTTTTGCAGCACCACAGGTCAGGGATCTACCCAACCACGCAGCCATGGCAGCGGCATTTGGTCTTCCAACGGAAGTAGCTTTGCGCGCCATTACGCTTTCTGCCGCCGAGATATTGGGAGTTGGCGATCGCATTGGATCTCTGGATGTTGGCAAGGAGGCATCTCTGTTCATTGCATCAGGTGATATCCTGGAGATCACGTCACTCGTTGAGCAAGCTTTCATACACGGCACAAAAACCGACATGAATGACCGTCATAAAACCCTATACAAGAAGTATGAGGAAAAGTATAAGCAGTTGGGGAGTGTGAAAGAAAAATAAAGAGCCGCCTTAAATCCTGTGTTTTTTGTGTGAAACTCAAAGGGCAATCACCATAACTGGTACAAGATTAATCTGGCGGTTATAAATAATTTCCTTATCTCTAGCCCCTGAAGACTGAGTTTACGGCAACGTGAGGGAATAGGGATTTGACCGCTAGCAGCAAATACAAGCAAGCTTTAAAACACTCTATCTCTGAGGGCAAGTGGTGGTCAGTGATGTGGGGGTTTGGGGACTCCTTTCTACCTGCCTTTGCTGTACTCCTGAAAGCCACGACTACTCAGCTCGGTCTGCTGGTTTCCATTCCCCAGCTCTTTGCCGCCATTATCCAACTCAGCGCCATTCGGATTGAAAGCAATCAGGTATCGCGCAAGTCTATGCTCCTTGGGACGACCCTGCTCCAGGGCATGGCCTGGTTCACCATTTTTCTACTACCCTGGTCCACAGGCAGTGTACCTGTCCTCATTGCCCTGGCCACCCTTTACGCAGGTTTAGGAGCCATGGGGCTTCCGTTCTGGGTTTCCTGGATGGGTGATCTTGTGCCAGAGGAGACCAGGGGGACTTATTTCGGGCAACGTAATCGCATTATTGGTGTGGTGACTTTCCTCGCATTGGCCGTTGCCGGGGTAATTTTAAATTTAACTTCTAAATGGAATGCCATGTTGGGCTTTGGATTGTTGTTTTTTATTGCCGGTGCTGCACGGCTCTATTCAGCCCGTTATTTCAAACTCCAATATGAACCGGAACTTCAGCTAAAACCCACGGACAGCTATGGTTTCATGGATTTTATTCGAGGGATGGGCAAGAGCTCCTTTGGGATGTTTACCATTTTTGTCTCTCTCATGAATGTGGCGGTCTTTATTTCAGGTCCCCTCATGGTAGCCTACTGGTTGACTTTTTTGAACTTTAGCTATTTGCAAATGACCTTGCTCATGGGCGCCATTTCGGTGAGCTCCTTTCTCATGATCAGTCACTGGGGCAAACATGTGGATGAATACGGCAATCGCAACATCCTGGAAGTCACCAGTATCATCATCACCCTCTTTCCCCTGCTCTGGTACCTCATCCATTTTCTGGATGGGCCCCTGGTGTTTTATATGGCCCTGGCGATCCAGATCCTGGGTGGCCTGGCCTGGAGTGGCTATAACCTGACACTTGGGAACTATATCTATGACGCCATTGATCCTGGCAATCGTTTGAGAATGACCAGCTATCACAATCTGTTTAAGGGTTTTGGGGTAGTAATTGGGGGTCTTCTGGCGGGATTTCTCTCCAGTATACCTGTGACCAACGTCTGGATTAGCAGTCATATCCTGCCCAGCGGGATTATGATCAGTTTTCTGGTCTCTTCGGCTGCACGCATGTTGGTGATCAAGGTGTTCATGCCGCGCATCAAAGAGATACGTCTCACAGGTAAGACCCGCCCACCCCTCTACTATTTTGTTGCTGTCATGCCTTTCCGGGGACTCAAAGCCGATCTGGTGGTTGGGATCAACCGCACCATCCAAAAGCGTCGTCGGGAGCGAAGCGGTTTTACATCTAGCTCTCAAGCCGAATCCCTGATATAGGATCAGGATTCATTCTTGGTTGCCTCTTATGGCAGACCGCTTGTGTTCAGGCTAAAAAACAAATCAATTGCAGCTTGTTCCAACGCGCTTTCCACATATCTTTGACTTTTCAATCATTTAATTTTCCATTGAGTTGCAGTGTTGTGTCGGCGTTTTCGTTTATCACAATACAGACAGTATTTTAGAAAACGTCCCTGAAATTATTCAAAACAGCTTTCGAGGAGACGCCATGGTTCATCACATTTCTTTAAAACACAAAATTGGATACGGCATCGGTGATATAGGGAGCAATATCTTTATTGTGAGCACGGGGATGTTTCTGCTCTTCTTTCTGACCAATGTCCTGGGCGTGGAACCGGCGTTGGCTGGTCTGGCTCTCCTTTTCCCCAAGCTCTGGGATGTGATCTCGGATCCCATCATGGGCGCTATTTCTGATGCAACCCACTCCCGCTGGGGACGTCGTAGACCCTATCTTCTGTATGCGGCTCTTCCTTTTGGACTGGTCTTCTTTCTGCTGTTTATCGCACCTCATACCCAGTCTCAATTCACCACGGCTATCTGGGTCGGTTCTCTGTTCGCCCTGAGTTGTACAGTCTTTACTGTTTACAATATTCCTTATTCTGCCATGGTTGCAGAAATGACCGATGATTACAACGAACGCATGTCTGTTACCTCCTTCAGGATGGTGGGCTCAACAATCGGTGTCCTCCTGGCTGGCGGCCTGGCCATGCCTCTGGTGGATCTGGGCGGCGGTGGTGAGGCAGGTTTCCGCCTTATGGGGCTCATCTTTGGTATCCTGATCAGTCTTTTCTGTGTGTTGGCATTCTGGGGGACCAGGGGCACGCGGATGATTCAAGTGGAAAAAGCAAGCATATCCGTGAAAGAGCAGCTGAAGATTGCCTTCCGCAACACGCCCTTCAAACGGCTCATGACCATGTATGCTCTACAATCCCTGGCTATCGGAATCCTCATGGCCGGGCAAATCTATTATGTTAAATATGTCATGGGTATGCCGGACGCTCAGGTGGGAATGGTCTCGGCGGTCCTGTTCATCACAGCCATTGTATTTATTCCGGTCTGGGTCAAGATCGGCGTCAAGATGGGTAAA
Protein-coding sequences here:
- a CDS encoding amidohydrolase family protein, which codes for MKRILYLFLILMTYIWASDQIPAAPQTKPILIKHGTLHTVSHGVLDGFDLLFERGLITRIEKDIAPTAEMEIIDACGLHIYPGLIAGVSALGLVEISAVRATLDYDEVGDITPEVRANVSYNPDSESIPVTRSNGVLFVNVVPRGGLVPGQSSLMMMDGWTWENATVQHPTAMHINWPDMSIDLSPKAKVKASTQEEKRRQRLKDLDDTIDQVRRYEVSQKGASKTSAHDLRMEALIPYIRGEKPFFVHASESRQIEAAVRWSKRQGLKVVIVGGGDVGQLAGLLKENHIPVVVEGTLKLPRRRNSNYTESYDLPARLYEAGVNFCISTDGSGFAAPQVRDLPNHAAMAAAFGLPTEVALRAITLSAAEILGVGDRIGSLDVGKEASLFIASGDILEITSLVEQAFIHGTKTDMNDRHKTLYKKYEEKYKQLGSVKEK
- a CDS encoding MFS transporter, which translates into the protein MTASSKYKQALKHSISEGKWWSVMWGFGDSFLPAFAVLLKATTTQLGLLVSIPQLFAAIIQLSAIRIESNQVSRKSMLLGTTLLQGMAWFTIFLLPWSTGSVPVLIALATLYAGLGAMGLPFWVSWMGDLVPEETRGTYFGQRNRIIGVVTFLALAVAGVILNLTSKWNAMLGFGLLFFIAGAARLYSARYFKLQYEPELQLKPTDSYGFMDFIRGMGKSSFGMFTIFVSLMNVAVFISGPLMVAYWLTFLNFSYLQMTLLMGAISVSSFLMISHWGKHVDEYGNRNILEVTSIIITLFPLLWYLIHFLDGPLVFYMALAIQILGGLAWSGYNLTLGNYIYDAIDPGNRLRMTSYHNLFKGFGVVIGGLLAGFLSSIPVTNVWISSHILPSGIMISFLVSSAARMLVIKVFMPRIKEIRLTGKTRPPLYYFVAVMPFRGLKADLVVGINRTIQKRRRERSGFTSSSQAESLI
- a CDS encoding MFS transporter, with translation MVHHISLKHKIGYGIGDIGSNIFIVSTGMFLLFFLTNVLGVEPALAGLALLFPKLWDVISDPIMGAISDATHSRWGRRRPYLLYAALPFGLVFFLLFIAPHTQSQFTTAIWVGSLFALSCTVFTVYNIPYSAMVAEMTDDYNERMSVTSFRMVGSTIGVLLAGGLAMPLVDLGGGGEAGFRLMGLIFGILISLFCVLAFWGTRGTRMIQVEKASISVKEQLKIAFRNTPFKRLMTMYALQSLAIGILMAGQIYYVKYVMGMPDAQVGMVSAVLFITAIVFIPVWVKIGVKMGKIRAYKFGIAILVIMLFSLLFTQPHQTLLFFIQMFLLGIGFSSFQLFPFSMLPDTIEFDEFQSRMRREGVFSGVWASGQKTAYAVGPSLIGFTLSLTGFVVTGDQPDSVVWGIRVIFCVATAGLFLLSLIPFKYYDLTESRFAEIKAEIKSAAVENPEKS